In Pseudomonas sp. ADAK18, a single window of DNA contains:
- a CDS encoding L-threonylcarbamoyladenylate synthase has translation MSQFFQIHPENPQARLIKQAVEIIRAGGVVIYPTDSSYAIGCQIGDKSAVERVRRLRDLDKNHNFALICSDLSQLGLFAKVDTGTFRLLKAHTPGPYTFILNATREVPRLLLHPKKRTIGLRVPEHPIALALLAELGEPLMSVSLILPGETEPLYDPYEMRRLLEKHVDLIIDGGYGGNKASTVINLADGEPEVVRVGCGDPAPFMVEA, from the coding sequence GTGAGTCAATTTTTCCAGATTCATCCGGAAAACCCGCAAGCGCGCCTGATCAAACAGGCGGTGGAGATCATCCGTGCCGGTGGCGTGGTGATCTACCCCACGGACTCGTCCTACGCCATCGGTTGCCAGATTGGCGACAAAAGCGCCGTTGAACGGGTAAGACGTCTGCGTGACCTGGACAAAAACCACAACTTCGCGCTGATTTGCAGTGACCTTTCCCAGTTGGGGTTGTTCGCTAAGGTCGACACCGGCACCTTCCGTCTGCTCAAGGCCCACACGCCGGGGCCCTACACCTTCATTCTCAACGCTACCCGCGAAGTGCCGCGCCTGTTGCTGCACCCGAAGAAGCGCACCATCGGCTTGCGGGTTCCGGAGCACCCGATTGCGCTGGCGCTGCTTGCGGAACTGGGCGAACCGTTGATGAGCGTGTCGCTGATCCTGCCCGGGGAAACCGAGCCGCTGTACGATCCCTACGAAATGCGCCGGTTGCTGGAAAAACACGTCGACCTGATCATCGACGGTGGCTACGGCGGTAACAAGGCCTCCACCGTGATCAACCTGGCCGATGGCGAGCCGGAAGTGGTCCGCGTCGGTTGCGGCGATCCAGCCCCGTTCATGGTCGAGGCCTGA
- a CDS encoding PHP domain-containing protein gives MNVDLHCHSTASDGALAPAVLVARAFEKGVRVLSLTDHDTLEGLEEARVAANALGMQLVNGVELSCTWGGATIHVLGYGFDVNAPPLVEAIAKLHDGRWLRSEEISRKLALKGMPNGLEGARAIQQELGDSGNAPARPHFADWMVREGFVKDRAEAFRKWLGAGKLGDVKQHWPTLEDTVATLRAAKAWVSLAHPWHYDFTRSKRRKLIGDYIQAGGHAIEVVNGHQPAEQVGSLAILAREFGLLVSAGSDFHGPGGWSEIGEYRQLPEDLPPLWCRFKHEPIIATV, from the coding sequence GTGAATGTTGATTTGCACTGCCACAGCACGGCCTCCGACGGCGCCCTGGCGCCCGCGGTACTGGTTGCGCGTGCGTTTGAAAAAGGCGTGCGAGTCCTGTCGTTGACCGACCACGACACCCTCGAAGGCCTGGAAGAGGCCCGCGTTGCGGCGAATGCCTTGGGGATGCAACTGGTCAACGGCGTTGAATTGTCCTGCACTTGGGGCGGCGCAACCATTCATGTGCTGGGCTATGGTTTTGACGTAAACGCGCCCCCGCTGGTGGAGGCCATCGCCAAATTGCACGATGGCCGTTGGCTGCGGTCCGAAGAGATAAGCCGAAAACTGGCCCTCAAGGGCATGCCCAACGGCCTGGAAGGCGCTCGCGCCATCCAACAGGAACTGGGCGACAGCGGCAACGCGCCGGCCCGCCCGCATTTTGCCGACTGGATGGTGCGTGAAGGTTTTGTAAAGGATCGCGCCGAAGCGTTCCGCAAATGGCTGGGGGCCGGCAAGCTGGGGGACGTCAAGCAACACTGGCCAACCCTGGAAGACACCGTTGCCACGTTACGGGCCGCCAAAGCCTGGGTCAGCCTGGCGCATCCCTGGCACTACGACTTTACTCGCAGCAAACGCCGCAAACTGATTGGCGACTATATTCAAGCGGGTGGCCACGCCATCGAAGTGGTCAACGGGCATCAACCCGCCGAACAGGTGGGCAGCCTGGCGATTCTGGCCCGTGAGTTCGGACTGCTGGTGAGTGCCGGCAGTGATTTCCATGGCCCTGGCGGCTGGTCGGAGATTGGTGAATACCGCCAACTCCCGGAAGATTTGCCGCCCCTTTGGTGTCGGTTCAAACATGAACCCATTATTGCCACCGTCTGA
- a CDS encoding septation protein A, producing the protein MKQFIDFIPLLLFFIVYKLDPRVIDIAGHELTVGGIYSATAVLIISSLVVYGALFISQRKLEKSQWLTLIACLVFGSLTLAFHSETFLKWKAPVVNWLFALAFIGSHFIGDRLLIKRIMGHALTLPEPVWTRLNIAWIAFFLFCGAANLFVAFTFQNYWVDFKVFGSLGMTVLFLVAQGIYLSRHLHDTDPTTPKTED; encoded by the coding sequence GTGAAACAATTCATCGACTTCATCCCGCTGTTACTGTTTTTCATCGTCTACAAGCTCGACCCTCGGGTCATCGATATCGCTGGCCATGAGCTGACGGTCGGTGGCATCTACAGCGCCACCGCAGTGCTGATCATCAGCTCCCTGGTGGTCTACGGCGCCCTCTTCATCTCCCAGCGCAAGCTGGAAAAAAGCCAATGGCTGACCCTGATCGCCTGCCTGGTCTTCGGCAGCCTGACCCTGGCCTTCCACAGCGAAACCTTCCTTAAATGGAAAGCCCCGGTGGTCAACTGGCTGTTCGCCCTGGCCTTTATCGGCAGCCACTTCATCGGTGACCGCCTGCTGATCAAGCGCATCATGGGCCACGCGCTGACGTTGCCGGAGCCGGTCTGGACCCGCCTGAACATTGCCTGGATCGCGTTTTTCCTGTTCTGCGGCGCGGCTAACCTGTTCGTCGCCTTTACCTTCCAGAACTACTGGGTCGACTTCAAGGTCTTCGGCAGCCTGGGCATGACCGTGCTATTCCTGGTTGCCCAGGGCATCTACCTGTCGCGTCACCTGCATGACACCGACCCTACCACGCCGAAAACCGAGGACTGA
- a CDS encoding YciI family protein, producing MLYAIIATDVANSLEKRLAARPAHLERLKQLQAEGRVVLAGPHPAVDSNDPGAAGFTGSLIVAEFASLENAQAWAKADPYVAAGVYADVVIKPFKQVLP from the coding sequence ATGCTCTACGCCATCATTGCTACCGACGTTGCCAACTCGCTGGAAAAACGCCTGGCCGCGCGCCCGGCCCACCTCGAGCGCCTGAAACAGCTGCAAGCTGAAGGGCGTGTGGTGCTTGCCGGGCCTCACCCGGCCGTCGATAGCAATGACCCTGGCGCAGCCGGTTTCACTGGCAGCCTGATCGTTGCCGAGTTTGCCTCCCTCGAAAACGCACAAGCCTGGGCCAAGGCCGACCCGTATGTAGCCGCCGGTGTCTACGCTGATGTGGTGATCAAGCCGTTCAAACAAGTCCTGCCTTGA
- a CDS encoding translation initiation factor 2, which yields MRLSQLCLLAVLTIGATAHAEETSNTGSSTPLSLSAGSQITELQQRLKESERLRDELGKQLQSTELKGADASRESAQLNRLRQENQRLVQQLKEAQGTVLPRWLTEQQQWFVTGAGVALIALLCGIFASGGHRRRRQWLN from the coding sequence ATGCGCTTAAGTCAGTTGTGTCTGTTGGCAGTGTTAACGATCGGGGCAACCGCCCATGCTGAAGAGACCTCGAACACCGGCAGTTCCACGCCCCTGTCCTTGAGTGCCGGCAGCCAGATCACCGAGTTGCAGCAACGCTTGAAGGAAAGCGAACGGCTGCGTGACGAACTGGGCAAACAATTGCAAAGCACCGAATTGAAAGGCGCCGATGCCTCCCGCGAAAGTGCCCAATTGAATCGACTGCGCCAGGAGAACCAACGCCTTGTCCAGCAACTCAAAGAAGCACAGGGCACTGTGTTGCCACGCTGGCTGACCGAGCAGCAACAATGGTTTGTGACAGGTGCAGGAGTAGCGTTGATCGCCCTGCTATGCGGTATCTTCGCCAGCGGCGGGCACCGGCGCCGTCGACAATGGCTAAATTGA